From Nitrospirota bacterium, one genomic window encodes:
- the aroF gene encoding 3-deoxy-7-phosphoheptulonate synthase gives MIIVLKPEASEREVDHIIDRLRELGLKSQLTTGQERTIIGVIGDDRVLHNQPLTALPGVESVLPILAPWKLVSREFKREGTIIDVGGVKIGGNKLVIMAGPCAVERLELTVGIAHEVKAAGASILRGGAYKPRTSPYSFQGLGREGLDYLVEAKKQTGLPVVSEILDTRDIELFLEKADIIQIGARNMQNFELLKEVGAYDKPVLLKRGLSATIKEFLLSAEYIMSRGNQNVMLCERGIRTFETQYRNTLDLAAVPTLKELSHLPVIVDPSHATGKWNLVAPMSKAAVAAGADGILIEVHSNPECALCDGEESIKPSKFKELMHDMRKIAVAVGREL, from the coding sequence ATGATCATTGTATTAAAACCAGAAGCCAGTGAACGGGAAGTCGACCACATTATCGATCGTCTTCGTGAGTTGGGGCTGAAGTCGCAACTGACGACCGGTCAGGAACGGACGATCATCGGCGTGATCGGTGACGATCGGGTCTTGCACAATCAACCCCTCACGGCTTTGCCGGGCGTTGAAAGTGTGCTGCCGATTCTCGCACCGTGGAAACTTGTCAGCCGCGAGTTTAAGCGTGAAGGCACGATCATCGATGTGGGTGGCGTCAAGATCGGCGGCAACAAACTGGTGATCATGGCGGGCCCTTGTGCGGTGGAGCGGCTCGAACTCACGGTCGGTATTGCCCACGAGGTCAAGGCGGCGGGAGCGAGTATTTTACGCGGCGGCGCCTACAAGCCTCGCACCTCCCCCTATTCCTTTCAGGGGCTCGGACGCGAAGGGTTGGATTATCTCGTTGAGGCCAAGAAGCAAACCGGGTTGCCGGTGGTCAGTGAGATTTTGGATACTCGCGACATCGAATTGTTTCTCGAGAAAGCCGACATTATCCAGATTGGCGCACGTAATATGCAGAACTTCGAGCTTCTCAAGGAAGTTGGAGCGTACGACAAGCCGGTGCTGTTGAAGCGGGGACTTTCGGCGACGATCAAGGAGTTCCTCCTCTCTGCGGAATACATCATGTCCCGGGGGAATCAGAACGTCATGTTGTGCGAGCGGGGGATCAGGACCTTCGAGACGCAATATCGCAATACGCTCGACCTCGCGGCGGTTCCGACACTAAAAGAATTGTCTCATTTGCCCGTCATCGTCGATCCTAGCCATGCCACAGGCAAGTGGAACTTGGTGGCGCCGATGTCAAAGGCAGCTGTGGCCGCTGGGGCTGATGGTATTTTGATCGAAGTTCATTCGAATCCGGAATGTGCGTTGTGTGATGGCGAAGAGTCCATTAAGCCGAGCAAGTTTAAAGAATTGATGCATGACATGCGAAAAATCGCGGTCGCCGTCGGTCGGGAATTGTAA
- a CDS encoding prephenate dehydrogenase/arogenate dehydrogenase family protein — translation MALHFTQVTIIGVGLIGGSLGMILRRKGLATRIVGVGRRVENLKTAVELGAIDRYVVDPKDGVRDADLVVLATPVDTYDRHLTEWASCLKPGAIVTDVGSVKGLLVEEAERAMPTGVHFVGAHPIAGKEKTGVAAGSDQLFMGARCIITPTNRTDPQALEQVQAMWRETGSVVLTMDAHLHDKILGAVSHLPHVAAFALINALAEIRDQQIPSLDLASHSGGGLRDTTRIAASSPEMWRDIFLWNRDNVVTFIEAYERSLGQLKQLIRTGDAAGIEKALERARQEREKISTQPAVSA, via the coding sequence ATGGCGCTGCATTTTACTCAGGTCACGATCATCGGAGTCGGGCTGATCGGCGGATCGCTCGGCATGATCCTCCGCCGAAAGGGTTTGGCGACAAGAATCGTCGGGGTTGGGCGACGTGTCGAAAACTTAAAAACCGCGGTTGAGTTGGGTGCGATTGACCGCTATGTCGTCGACCCAAAAGACGGGGTGAGGGATGCCGATCTGGTCGTGCTGGCCACGCCGGTCGATACCTATGATCGACATTTGACAGAGTGGGCCTCCTGTTTGAAGCCGGGGGCAATTGTGACCGATGTTGGAAGCGTGAAGGGGCTGTTGGTGGAAGAGGCTGAACGGGCCATGCCGACCGGTGTTCATTTTGTGGGAGCCCATCCTATCGCCGGCAAGGAAAAGACGGGTGTGGCGGCCGGATCGGACCAGCTCTTTATGGGAGCGCGCTGCATCATCACGCCGACGAACAGGACAGACCCGCAAGCGCTTGAGCAGGTTCAAGCGATGTGGCGGGAGACCGGCTCTGTCGTGCTGACGATGGATGCCCACTTGCATGACAAGATTCTCGGTGCGGTAAGCCATTTGCCCCATGTGGCGGCCTTTGCCTTGATCAATGCCCTGGCTGAAATTCGCGATCAACAGATTCCCTCCCTCGATCTGGCGAGCCACTCGGGCGGCGGGTTACGGGATACGACGAGGATTGCCGCGAGTTCTCCTGAAATGTGGCGCGACATTTTTCTCTGGAACCGCGACAATGTGGTCACGTTTATAGAAGCCTATGAGCGCTCACTGGGCCAATTGAAACAGCTTATTCGAACGGGCGATGCCGCAGGCATCGAGAAGGCATTGGAACGGGCCAGGCAGGAACGGGAAAAAATTTCCACTCAACCGGCTGTGTCGGCGTAG
- the aroA gene encoding 3-phosphoshikimate 1-carboxyvinyltransferase: protein MASLTITPGRPLQGTISVPGDKSITHRAIILTALASGVSRVLRYCRGEDCLNTMRAFQALGVHIDESADELSVHGKGLWGLTKPNGPIDCGNSGTGIRLLAGLLAGQDFFTVLTGDESIRRRPMGRIVKPLREMGATITGRKGGELAPLAVQGSRLHAISYVSPVASAQIKSALLLAALFAEGTTRFTEPRLSRDHTERMFQFFGIGLRREGTSVLVDGRPSVGWNAVPQLVVPGDFSAAAFFIVGATIVPGSDVTIRHIGINPTRTGLLDVMTRMGADIQLLNQREEAGEPVADIRVKSARLHGVAIGPDLIPQTIDEFPILCVAAAVAEGETIISGAEELRVKESDRIATVSAELGAMGAQITEKPDGMVLQGLGAAAKNGRLRAAHGRSHGDHRVAMSLAIAGLTASGPTLIDETACIETSFPDFHQTLLNLLGDRR from the coding sequence ATGGCGTCGTTGACGATTACCCCAGGCCGACCGTTACAGGGAACGATTTCTGTCCCCGGCGATAAATCGATTACCCATCGCGCGATCATCCTGACTGCGTTGGCGAGCGGAGTGAGTCGGGTTTTGCGCTATTGCCGGGGTGAAGATTGTCTCAACACGATGCGTGCGTTCCAGGCTCTTGGTGTACACATCGATGAATCGGCAGATGAACTCTCTGTGCATGGCAAGGGGCTTTGGGGTCTGACCAAGCCGAACGGGCCGATCGATTGCGGGAATTCAGGAACGGGCATTCGCCTTCTAGCCGGTTTGCTGGCGGGGCAGGACTTTTTTACGGTATTGACCGGCGACGAATCGATTCGGCGTCGTCCAATGGGGCGGATCGTCAAACCATTGCGGGAAATGGGGGCGACTATTACCGGCCGCAAGGGCGGTGAGCTTGCGCCGTTAGCGGTGCAGGGAAGCCGTCTCCACGCCATCAGCTATGTTTCGCCGGTGGCGAGCGCACAGATCAAATCCGCACTGTTACTTGCGGCCTTGTTTGCCGAAGGGACGACTCGCTTTACGGAGCCTCGTCTCTCACGGGACCATACGGAGCGGATGTTTCAGTTTTTCGGTATCGGGTTGCGACGAGAAGGGACCAGCGTGCTGGTCGATGGACGGCCCTCGGTCGGGTGGAATGCGGTGCCTCAACTCGTCGTGCCTGGTGATTTTTCTGCCGCCGCGTTCTTCATCGTGGGTGCGACGATTGTTCCTGGCTCGGATGTGACGATTCGTCACATTGGCATCAACCCGACAAGAACAGGCTTGTTGGACGTGATGACGAGAATGGGCGCAGATATTCAATTGCTCAATCAGCGGGAAGAGGCCGGAGAACCGGTCGCAGACATTCGTGTGAAGTCGGCCAGGCTGCATGGGGTGGCGATCGGGCCAGACTTGATCCCGCAGACGATCGATGAGTTTCCCATCTTGTGTGTCGCAGCCGCAGTGGCAGAGGGTGAGACGATCATCTCCGGGGCCGAAGAATTACGTGTGAAAGAGAGCGATCGGATTGCGACGGTATCGGCAGAGTTGGGAGCCATGGGGGCGCAAATTACGGAAAAGCCTGATGGGATGGTTCTGCAAGGGCTTGGCGCGGCAGCGAAGAATGGTCGGTTGCGGGCTGCGCATGGCCGTAGCCACGGGGATCACCGGGTGGCGATGTCGTTGGCGATTGCAGGCTTGACGGCTTCGGGGCCCACCCTGATTGACGAGACCGCCTGTATTGAGACATCATTCCCGGACTTTCATCAGACATTGTTGAATTTATTGGGCGATCGCCGGTGA
- the cmk gene encoding (d)CMP kinase, whose product MVMMRGHDVGSAAKEQPASRLIIVIDGPAGVGKSTVAKLLASRMDYLYLDTGALYRATAWAVIESRRDPADAAAVAALLPSLSIQMQLHHGAATVLVNNRDVTGGLRTPEVSSAASVISAIPAVRAWLLPIQRQIGQGGAVVAEGRDMGTTVFPSADVKFFLEADPNVRAQRRHRELVTAGHSGALEETSADLSSRDTRDRSRSIAPLAPAEDARHIDTSNVSAAEVVDQMMAVIAAKL is encoded by the coding sequence ATGGTTATGATGCGGGGGCACGACGTGGGGTCAGCTGCGAAAGAACAACCTGCGAGCCGGCTCATTATCGTCATCGATGGTCCGGCAGGGGTCGGGAAGAGTACGGTGGCGAAGTTGCTGGCCTCTCGAATGGATTATTTGTATCTCGATACGGGAGCCCTCTATCGGGCAACGGCTTGGGCCGTGATCGAGTCGAGACGGGATCCGGCTGATGCAGCGGCGGTCGCCGCTCTCTTGCCGAGCCTATCGATCCAAATGCAGCTCCATCACGGAGCCGCGACGGTGTTGGTCAATAACAGAGATGTGACTGGTGGACTCCGAACGCCTGAGGTATCGTCCGCAGCGTCGGTGATCTCAGCAATTCCCGCGGTTCGGGCCTGGCTATTGCCTATCCAGCGACAGATTGGACAGGGCGGTGCAGTGGTGGCTGAAGGGAGAGACATGGGAACAACGGTCTTCCCTTCCGCAGACGTGAAGTTTTTCCTCGAAGCAGATCCGAATGTCCGGGCGCAGCGCCGGCACCGGGAGCTTGTGACGGCAGGACATTCCGGGGCACTTGAGGAAACGAGTGCGGATTTATCGAGCCGTGATACAAGGGATCGTTCCCGTTCGATCGCCCCGCTGGCTCCCGCTGAAGATGCTCGGCATATCGATACTTCGAACGTGTCTGCCGCAGAGGTGGTAGACCAGATGATGGCTGTGATTGCGGCGAAGTTGTGA
- a CDS encoding lysophospholipid acyltransferase family protein yields the protein MSSAIYGVLWAFFRTIGLICFRYRVVGAVPKTGGFIVAANHASYLDIPFLGCGIWRRAWYLGRSDLFPVPGFKAICQWLGWIPLRTGRLDRDAFGKAVSLVKAGKIVVIFPEGGRSADGRLQSPKPGIGVIVAQTGCAVIPAYLKGTYEVLPTGTMWPRFRPVTVLYGEPITFSRNGENGEAKQFYQEVTRTVMDRIASLGDIESPVQQSRAGIRKAE from the coding sequence GTGAGTTCGGCGATCTACGGGGTCTTATGGGCCTTCTTCCGGACCATCGGGCTGATCTGTTTTCGTTACCGAGTCGTGGGGGCGGTTCCCAAGACCGGCGGGTTCATCGTGGCGGCGAACCACGCCAGTTATCTGGATATTCCGTTTCTCGGTTGTGGGATTTGGCGGCGGGCCTGGTATTTAGGCCGTAGCGATCTCTTTCCCGTGCCAGGTTTCAAGGCGATCTGCCAATGGTTGGGATGGATTCCCTTGCGGACCGGCCGGTTGGATCGTGATGCATTTGGCAAGGCGGTCAGTCTCGTCAAGGCTGGAAAGATTGTGGTGATCTTTCCTGAGGGTGGCCGTAGCGCGGACGGACGGTTACAATCTCCTAAACCGGGGATTGGTGTGATAGTGGCGCAAACCGGTTGTGCTGTGATTCCGGCCTATCTCAAGGGCACCTATGAGGTGTTGCCGACAGGAACCATGTGGCCGCGCTTTCGCCCCGTGACCGTTCTCTATGGGGAGCCCATCACGTTTTCCCGGAATGGGGAGAACGGAGAAGCCAAGCAGTTTTATCAGGAGGTGACTCGCACCGTGATGGATCGCATTGCCTCCTTAGGTGACATCGAGTCTCCGGTTCAGCAGTCCCGTGCCGGCATTCGCAAGGCTGAGTGA
- a CDS encoding 30S ribosomal protein S1, whose translation MSTVSPSSDQQLDRAALAALYEETFKNLEEGTITEGRVVAVSKDKVVVDIGYKSEGMISNDQFSTEELQNLKVGDPLKVYIEECEDADGNLVLSKEKADKMKIWEELEKLFNEEKSIDGKIVARIKGGMMVDIGVKAFLPGSQIDLHPVRDLDGLVGRTFPLKIIKINHRRGNVVVSRRVLLEETRDSKRKNTLSTLKEGQLIQGVVKNITDYGAFIDLGGIDGLLHITDMSWGRVGHPSEMFNIGDKVEVSVLKYDRETGRISLGLKQKSADPWSGVAGKYTIGTRVRGRVVSLTDYGAFIELEPGVEGLVHVSEMSWTHEVRHPSRVVSIGDQVEAAVLNVDPGSRKISLGMKQTAPNPWDMVEGKYAIGTRIEGKVKSLTDFGAFVGLEEGIDGLIHISDMSWTKHIKHPSELFKKGQKVEAVVLRIDKEKERLSLGYKQLGSDPWDAEIPNKYGVGDVAVGKVSKIADFGIFVELDGGVEGLIHISEAGLDQQAKLEEKFKLGDEVTAKIIKVDREERKIALSLRDHQSDNDRRQVDEYHSTQGTLDQSLGRAVKQSRKRNQAEDEK comes from the coding sequence ATGAGTACGGTTTCGCCATCGAGTGATCAGCAATTAGACCGCGCGGCCTTAGCGGCCCTCTACGAGGAGACTTTCAAGAACCTCGAAGAGGGTACGATTACAGAGGGTCGAGTCGTTGCCGTCAGCAAAGACAAAGTGGTCGTCGATATCGGATACAAGTCCGAGGGCATGATCTCCAACGATCAGTTCTCCACCGAGGAGCTCCAGAACCTTAAGGTAGGCGATCCGCTCAAAGTCTATATTGAGGAATGTGAAGACGCCGACGGCAATCTGGTTCTCTCCAAAGAAAAAGCCGACAAGATGAAGATTTGGGAGGAGCTGGAAAAGCTCTTCAACGAAGAAAAAAGCATCGACGGCAAGATTGTGGCACGGATCAAGGGCGGCATGATGGTGGATATCGGGGTGAAGGCATTTTTGCCTGGCTCGCAGATCGACCTGCATCCGGTGCGAGATCTCGACGGGTTGGTTGGGCGCACCTTCCCACTCAAGATCATCAAGATCAATCATCGGCGCGGCAATGTGGTCGTGTCCCGACGCGTGCTCTTGGAGGAGACGAGGGATTCGAAACGGAAGAATACCCTCTCCACGCTGAAGGAAGGCCAATTGATCCAAGGCGTGGTGAAGAACATCACGGACTACGGAGCCTTCATCGATCTCGGTGGCATCGACGGGTTGCTCCACATTACGGACATGTCCTGGGGCCGTGTTGGCCATCCATCTGAGATGTTCAACATCGGTGACAAAGTGGAAGTCAGTGTTCTCAAGTACGATCGAGAGACCGGGCGTATTTCGCTGGGCTTAAAGCAGAAGAGCGCCGATCCCTGGAGCGGCGTTGCCGGCAAATACACGATTGGCACCCGCGTTCGAGGTCGTGTGGTGAGCCTGACCGACTACGGGGCCTTCATCGAGCTCGAGCCCGGTGTCGAGGGACTGGTGCATGTCTCTGAAATGTCCTGGACACATGAAGTCCGCCATCCGTCACGCGTCGTCTCCATCGGAGATCAGGTCGAAGCGGCGGTACTGAACGTGGATCCTGGCAGCAGGAAGATTTCGCTCGGCATGAAGCAGACTGCGCCGAATCCCTGGGATATGGTGGAAGGGAAGTACGCCATCGGTACACGCATTGAAGGAAAAGTGAAGAGCCTCACAGACTTCGGCGCGTTCGTCGGACTTGAAGAGGGCATCGATGGATTGATCCATATTTCCGACATGTCATGGACGAAGCACATCAAGCACCCCTCTGAACTCTTCAAGAAGGGCCAGAAGGTCGAAGCGGTGGTGTTGCGGATCGACAAAGAGAAGGAACGGCTGTCACTTGGGTATAAGCAGCTCGGGAGCGATCCCTGGGATGCCGAGATCCCGAATAAATATGGCGTCGGGGATGTGGCGGTCGGGAAGGTCAGCAAGATCGCCGATTTCGGCATTTTCGTCGAATTGGACGGAGGCGTCGAAGGGTTGATTCACATCAGCGAGGCGGGTCTCGACCAACAGGCCAAGCTGGAAGAGAAGTTCAAGTTGGGGGATGAAGTCACGGCCAAGATCATCAAGGTCGATCGCGAAGAGCGGAAGATCGCGCTCAGCCTGCGCGATCACCAGTCGGACAACGATCGCCGGCAGGTCGATGAATACCATTCCACGCAAGGCACGTTAGACCAAAGCTTGGGTCGCGCGGTCAAGCAGAGCCGGAAGCGGAACCAAGCTGAAGACGAGAAGTAG
- the sppA gene encoding signal peptide peptidase SppA, giving the protein MSNEATEKPAKRGIVRRVFWALGIGLGLLFLMNLFFPDLDLSMEDRVGLIRIEGVILDAQSTIGELKRFADNPSVKAIVLRIDSPGGGVVPSQEIHDAVQRIRNKSNKPVIASMGSVAASGGYYIAVATDRIMANSGTLTGSIGVIMETANVEGLLKKIGVEGVVIKSGRFKDVGSPLRKMSDEEHALLQSVMDDVHKQFIEAVAEGRGLALVDVQALADGRIFTGRQAKESKLVDELGDLEDAIQLAADSAGIEGEPKIIEPRRRFSFRELIESRISMLFPRLDFYHGLGFKYLMAF; this is encoded by the coding sequence ATGAGTAATGAAGCAACAGAAAAGCCGGCCAAGCGCGGGATCGTGCGCAGAGTGTTTTGGGCGCTCGGCATCGGGCTAGGCCTGCTCTTTCTGATGAACCTATTTTTCCCCGATCTTGACCTTTCGATGGAGGATCGGGTTGGGCTGATCCGTATTGAAGGTGTTATTCTGGATGCCCAGTCCACGATCGGTGAATTGAAGCGATTTGCCGACAATCCTTCCGTGAAAGCCATTGTTCTGAGAATTGACAGCCCCGGGGGCGGAGTTGTGCCGTCGCAAGAAATCCATGATGCGGTCCAGCGCATTCGGAACAAGAGCAATAAGCCTGTGATCGCCTCGATGGGATCTGTGGCGGCGTCAGGGGGCTATTACATTGCCGTGGCGACTGATCGCATCATGGCCAACTCCGGGACGCTGACGGGGAGTATCGGCGTGATCATGGAGACGGCCAACGTCGAAGGGCTGCTCAAGAAGATCGGGGTCGAAGGTGTGGTGATCAAGAGCGGCCGATTCAAAGACGTGGGGTCGCCCCTCCGGAAGATGAGTGACGAAGAACATGCGCTGCTCCAATCCGTCATGGACGATGTCCATAAGCAGTTCATCGAGGCCGTAGCGGAAGGGCGCGGGCTTGCGTTGGTTGATGTGCAGGCTTTGGCGGATGGGCGAATTTTCACGGGCAGGCAAGCCAAAGAGTCGAAGCTGGTGGATGAGCTTGGCGATCTCGAGGATGCGATTCAGCTGGCTGCGGATTCGGCCGGCATCGAAGGTGAGCCGAAAATCATCGAGCCTCGCCGGAGATTTTCATTTAGAGAGTTGATCGAATCTCGAATCTCGATGCTCTTTCCCCGACTGGACTTTTACCATGGGCTCGGGTTCAAGTATCTCATGGCATTCTAG
- a CDS encoding HU family DNA-binding protein has product MTKAQIIERVSEQITTLTKRQAEVVVNTIFDCVRDSLKNGDKTEIRGFGSFRLRARRMKEGRNPKTGATVAVPAKKVPFFKAGKELKELLNQS; this is encoded by the coding sequence ATGACGAAGGCCCAGATCATCGAGCGCGTCTCAGAGCAGATCACGACGTTGACGAAGCGGCAGGCGGAAGTCGTCGTCAATACGATTTTCGATTGTGTGCGTGATTCGCTGAAGAACGGGGATAAGACGGAGATTCGAGGATTCGGCAGTTTTCGCCTGCGGGCACGCCGGATGAAAGAAGGACGAAACCCTAAGACCGGTGCGACCGTCGCGGTCCCTGCCAAGAAAGTTCCCTTCTTTAAGGCCGGCAAAGAATTAAAGGAACTTCTGAACCAGTCATAA